A genomic region of Azoarcus sp. KH32C contains the following coding sequences:
- a CDS encoding PilZ domain-containing protein: MKEELRSEPREQIALPLSGDGGVGGATRDISASGLYFELNSDAPIGNEVNVTVELTVAGRAFALNCQGKVVRIEQHAGRTGMAIRIRACRLAADN; encoded by the coding sequence ATGAAAGAAGAACTTCGATCAGAGCCTCGCGAACAGATCGCACTCCCGCTCAGCGGTGACGGCGGCGTTGGTGGCGCTACGCGCGACATCAGCGCCTCCGGCCTCTACTTCGAACTTAACAGCGATGCGCCGATAGGCAACGAGGTGAATGTCACAGTCGAACTCACTGTCGCTGGCCGCGCGTTCGCGCTGAACTGCCAGGGTAAGGTCGTAAGGATTGAACAACATGCTGGACGTACCGGCATGGCGATACGCATTCGGGCCTGCCGACTCGCGGCCGACAACTGA
- a CDS encoding LuxR C-terminal-related transcriptional regulator: protein MVSEFPIVAWGIEQLVESRAPGMKLLGVAHEFANGAVKFDEAEPDVVVVDIDGREGVGAIEGLQGQSRARILALTASDSSELLDGAVLAGANGVVRKTEPIAVLLKAIERVHLGEIWVDRMAAGRIFLELARKKKTERQADPEAARIGLLTRKERLTVAEVARNASASPRQIAERMHISEHTLRNHLTSIYAKLELNNRLELYAYAQRHGLAAS from the coding sequence GTGGTAAGCGAATTTCCCATTGTGGCGTGGGGCATCGAACAGCTTGTGGAGAGTCGAGCGCCAGGCATGAAGTTACTGGGGGTCGCCCATGAATTCGCGAATGGCGCAGTGAAGTTTGATGAGGCAGAGCCCGATGTGGTCGTGGTCGATATCGACGGAAGGGAAGGTGTCGGTGCGATCGAAGGACTTCAGGGGCAGAGCCGGGCGCGCATCCTTGCGCTGACAGCGTCGGACAGTTCCGAACTACTCGATGGCGCGGTATTGGCGGGGGCCAATGGTGTAGTCAGGAAGACCGAACCGATAGCGGTGTTGCTCAAGGCGATCGAGCGAGTCCATCTGGGAGAGATCTGGGTCGACCGGATGGCTGCTGGCCGAATTTTCCTGGAGCTGGCCCGAAAGAAGAAGACTGAGCGGCAAGCGGATCCGGAGGCAGCGAGGATCGGGCTGCTAACGCGCAAGGAGCGGCTTACGGTGGCGGAGGTTGCGCGCAATGCGTCCGCGTCTCCACGGCAGATCGCGGAGCGAATGCATATCAGCGAACACACCTTGCGCAATCATTTGACTTCGATTTATGCGAAGCTTGAGCTCAATAATCGTCTTGAATTGTATGCTTACGCGCAGCGCCACGGACTCGCTGCGAGCTGA
- a CDS encoding TetR family transcriptional regulator: protein MLAIIAPNTDTVPPMQPDSPLPSAPDDTPNAEVLILRLAREDPELGQVAVAARLREFGVSISPSGVRYIWQKHGLETTVKRLQALVDQSNDGLAALSDSQRALLERGTLTAQLARTPTSGREAGGDELLDRRKVILNGAAALFSEAGYDRTSIRDIARRVGLLPGSVYHHFPSKEELYLAVHREGFRRVMEAVDAAIGETTDPWERLRRACEVHVERIVAGSSVDRVTGHSLALTGNHELLSKIRPARDAYEAVFRRLVAELPVTPGTDRSLFRLFLLGGMNWVYLWYREGKHSPREIADAMVEMIRNGVDNL from the coding sequence TTGCTCGCTATCATTGCGCCCAATACCGACACTGTGCCCCCCATGCAGCCTGACTCGCCCCTGCCCTCGGCGCCCGACGACACTCCAAACGCTGAAGTTCTGATTCTTCGCCTCGCACGAGAGGATCCAGAGCTTGGACAGGTCGCCGTGGCTGCACGACTGCGGGAATTCGGCGTGTCGATCTCGCCTTCGGGCGTGCGCTATATCTGGCAGAAGCACGGACTGGAAACCACGGTGAAGCGCCTGCAGGCCCTGGTCGACCAATCGAACGACGGCTTGGCAGCGCTCTCCGACAGCCAACGTGCCCTCCTAGAACGCGGGACGCTCACCGCCCAACTGGCGCGTACTCCAACGAGCGGGAGGGAAGCCGGCGGCGACGAGCTGCTCGACCGGCGCAAGGTCATCCTGAACGGTGCCGCCGCGCTGTTTTCCGAAGCGGGCTACGACCGCACGTCGATAAGAGACATCGCGCGCCGCGTCGGCTTGCTACCCGGCTCGGTGTACCACCATTTCCCGTCGAAGGAAGAGCTGTATCTTGCCGTTCACCGCGAAGGCTTCCGCCGGGTGATGGAAGCCGTCGACGCCGCCATCGGCGAGACGACCGATCCATGGGAGCGCCTTCGCCGTGCGTGCGAAGTCCATGTCGAACGCATCGTCGCCGGCTCGTCGGTGGACCGCGTGACAGGCCACAGCCTGGCCCTGACGGGCAACCATGAACTGTTATCGAAAATCCGCCCTGCCCGCGACGCCTACGAAGCGGTCTTCCGCCGGCTCGTCGCCGAGCTACCGGTCACTCCAGGCACCGATCGCTCCTTGTTCCGGCTTTTCCTGCTCGGGGGGATGAACTGGGTCTACCTGTGGTACCGCGAAGGCAAGCATTCGCCGCGGGAAATTGCGGATGCGATGGTGGAGATGATCCGAAACGGAGTCGATAATCTCTAG
- a CDS encoding ABC transporter substrate-binding protein, which yields MQLKKLAVLCSIALLSSAESALADLTIGVSLSATGPGASLGIPEKNVFALLPTQISGEKVNYVVLDDATDPSVATKNARKLVTEDKVDVLIGSSTTPATVAIAEVANESATPQVTMSPAALPVERNKWVFRSPQQNSVMANAVVQHMKANGVKTLGFIGFSDAYGEDWLTSVTAKAEAAGIKLVATERYARADTSVSGQVLKLVAARPDAILIVGSGSPAALPQTTLIERGYKGQIYQTHAAANQAFLKVAGKSAEGVIMPVGPVVVVDQVPDSHPSKKVGLDLVKKYEAQNGAGSFSSFAGHAFDAYRIIEQAVPVALKTAKPGTPEFRAALRDAIESNKEVVASHGVFNMTAADHFGLDERSHVLVKIDSGAYRVIGK from the coding sequence ATGCAGTTGAAGAAGCTTGCGGTGTTGTGCTCGATCGCGCTGTTGTCGTCCGCGGAGTCGGCCTTGGCGGACCTTACGATCGGGGTTTCGCTGTCGGCGACGGGGCCGGGGGCCTCGCTCGGCATTCCGGAGAAGAATGTCTTTGCGTTGTTGCCGACGCAGATCAGCGGCGAAAAGGTGAATTACGTCGTGCTCGACGACGCGACCGATCCATCCGTGGCCACCAAGAACGCCCGCAAGCTCGTCACCGAGGATAAGGTGGATGTGCTGATCGGCTCGTCGACGACACCGGCGACGGTGGCGATTGCCGAGGTGGCGAACGAGAGCGCAACGCCGCAGGTCACGATGAGCCCGGCAGCGCTCCCGGTCGAGCGCAACAAGTGGGTGTTCCGTTCGCCCCAGCAAAACAGTGTGATGGCGAACGCGGTCGTTCAGCACATGAAGGCGAACGGCGTGAAGACGCTGGGCTTCATCGGTTTCTCGGATGCCTATGGGGAGGACTGGCTGACGTCGGTCACGGCGAAGGCGGAAGCGGCCGGCATCAAGCTGGTCGCGACGGAACGATATGCGCGGGCCGACACTTCGGTGAGCGGGCAGGTGTTGAAGCTGGTGGCCGCACGGCCTGACGCGATCCTGATCGTCGGTTCGGGCAGCCCGGCGGCGCTGCCGCAGACGACGCTGATCGAGCGTGGCTACAAGGGCCAGATCTACCAGACGCATGCGGCCGCGAACCAGGCCTTCCTCAAAGTCGCCGGCAAGTCTGCCGAGGGTGTGATCATGCCGGTAGGGCCCGTGGTGGTGGTCGATCAGGTGCCGGATTCGCATCCGTCGAAGAAGGTCGGGCTGGACCTCGTGAAGAAGTACGAGGCGCAGAACGGAGCCGGGTCGTTCTCGTCCTTCGCGGGGCACGCATTCGATGCTTACCGCATCATCGAGCAGGCGGTGCCGGTTGCGCTCAAGACGGCTAAGCCCGGCACGCCCGAGTTCCGCGCGGCGCTGCGCGATGCGATCGAGTCGAACAAGGAGGTCGTCGCGAGTCACGGTGTGTTCAACATGACGGCTGCTGACCATTTCGGCCTCGACGAGCGCTCGCACGTGCTGGTGAAGATCGACAGCGGCGCCTACAGAGTCATCGGCAAGTGA
- a CDS encoding feruloyl-CoA synthase translates to MNTVNRDAAALFAPAAVEIERRDDGSSILRCGIPLPANYARRVGEWLEHWAREAPERLFLAERNAAGEWDRVTYGEARRRVVAVASWLLEQNLSADRPVVILSDNSIEHALLMLAAMHVGVPSCAISTGNSLMSKDFAKLKANIELLQPGVIYADLVERFLPALHAIRPLHDGVVVAGGRSQPTPGCIGFAEIETRSDEVAVMRAFDRVGPETIAKFLFTSGSVGTPKAVVNTQRMLCANQQAKELVWPFLRGTPPVLMDWLPWSHTFGSNHNFNMVMRWGGSLYIDDGKPTPALLERTLRNLKEVSPTIYFSVPRAYDMLVPALRRDAVLRESFFRWLQVIFYAGAALPQHRWAELESLSQEAVGKRVAMVSSWGSTETAPLATDCHFQAVRSGVIGVPVPGTELKLVPSADKLEVRVKGPNVFPGYWKQPDLTEKSFDEEGFYLIGDAVEFVDPARPELGLLFDGRVGEDFKLLTGTWVHVGSLRVKAIDALKPVAQDIVVTGHDRDEIGLLVFPNLAECRSLCPGLPADTPADQVLANPAVRARVRLGLTVLAQEGGGSSTVPSRALLMAEPPSVEAGEITDKGYINQRAVLARRADLVQALYADMPDKAVIVAAAGVKA, encoded by the coding sequence ATGAATACCGTGAATCGTGACGCGGCGGCGCTGTTCGCGCCTGCCGCGGTCGAGATCGAACGCCGCGACGACGGCTCGAGCATCCTGCGCTGCGGGATTCCGCTGCCCGCAAATTACGCGCGCCGTGTCGGCGAGTGGCTGGAGCACTGGGCGCGGGAAGCGCCGGAGCGTCTCTTTCTCGCCGAGCGCAATGCGGCGGGTGAATGGGACAGGGTCACGTACGGTGAGGCGCGCCGGCGCGTAGTGGCGGTCGCGAGCTGGCTGCTGGAACAGAATCTCTCGGCCGACCGGCCGGTGGTGATTCTTTCGGACAACTCGATCGAGCATGCGCTGCTGATGCTCGCGGCGATGCACGTTGGCGTGCCGTCCTGCGCGATCTCGACCGGCAACTCGCTGATGTCGAAGGATTTCGCGAAGCTGAAGGCGAACATCGAGCTGTTGCAGCCGGGGGTGATCTACGCCGATCTGGTCGAGCGATTCCTGCCGGCGCTCCATGCGATCCGTCCCTTGCACGATGGCGTGGTCGTCGCCGGCGGCCGGAGTCAGCCGACGCCTGGGTGTATCGGGTTCGCGGAGATCGAGACCCGAAGCGACGAGGTCGCGGTGATGCGCGCCTTCGATCGCGTGGGGCCGGAGACGATCGCGAAGTTTCTGTTCACGTCGGGCTCGGTGGGGACGCCGAAGGCCGTGGTCAACACGCAGCGGATGCTGTGCGCCAACCAGCAGGCGAAGGAACTCGTCTGGCCTTTCCTGCGCGGGACGCCACCGGTGCTGATGGACTGGCTGCCTTGGAGCCATACCTTCGGCAGCAATCACAACTTCAACATGGTGATGCGCTGGGGCGGCAGTCTCTACATCGACGACGGCAAGCCGACGCCGGCGCTCCTCGAACGGACGCTGCGCAACCTCAAGGAGGTCTCGCCGACGATCTATTTCAGCGTCCCGCGCGCCTACGACATGCTGGTGCCGGCGTTGAGGCGCGACGCGGTGCTGCGCGAGAGCTTCTTCCGCTGGCTGCAGGTCATCTTCTATGCAGGGGCGGCGCTGCCACAGCACCGGTGGGCGGAGCTGGAGAGCCTGTCGCAGGAAGCGGTGGGTAAGCGTGTCGCGATGGTGTCGTCCTGGGGCTCGACCGAGACCGCACCGCTCGCGACCGACTGCCACTTCCAGGCCGTGCGCTCGGGGGTGATCGGCGTGCCGGTGCCGGGTACCGAGCTCAAGCTCGTGCCCTCGGCCGACAAGCTGGAGGTGCGCGTGAAGGGGCCCAATGTCTTTCCGGGCTACTGGAAGCAGCCGGACTTGACGGAGAAGTCCTTCGACGAGGAAGGCTTCTACCTGATCGGTGACGCAGTCGAGTTCGTCGATCCCGCGCGGCCTGAACTGGGGCTGCTGTTCGACGGCCGCGTCGGCGAGGACTTCAAGCTGCTGACCGGAACGTGGGTGCATGTCGGCTCGCTGCGCGTGAAGGCGATCGACGCGCTGAAGCCGGTCGCACAGGACATCGTCGTCACCGGTCACGACCGCGACGAGATCGGCCTGCTGGTCTTCCCGAACCTTGCCGAATGCCGCTCGCTATGCCCCGGTCTGCCGGCCGACACCCCGGCGGATCAGGTGCTGGCGAATCCCGCCGTGCGTGCGCGGGTTCGTCTTGGGCTCACTGTCTTGGCGCAGGAAGGAGGCGGCTCATCGACCGTCCCGTCGCGCGCGCTGCTGATGGCGGAGCCGCCTTCCGTCGAAGCGGGCGAGATCACCGACAAGGGTTACATCAACCAGCGCGCCGTGCTCGCGCGGCGCGCGGATCTAGTGCAGGCGCTGTATGCCGACATGCCGGACAAGGCGGTGATCGTTGCCGCGGCGGGCGTGAAGGCATGA
- a CDS encoding crotonase/enoyl-CoA hydratase family protein, translated as MSEQLVKTSFEHGIYTVMLARPEKRNAVSDRLLAAIDAAFAAVPEGTRVIVLGGEGEHFCAGLDLSEHQHRDPFGVMQHSRGWHRVFDRIQNGGIPVVAALHGAVIGGGLELATATHVRVAEPNTIYQMPEGRHGIFVGGGASVRVARLIGAGRMCEMMLTGRIMEADEGQRLGLSHYLVGPGEAMAKAQQLAHRIAENAPMANWAMVTAVARIENLSSDDGFFVESLTAALTQTSPEVVERIGHFLQRKGQGPQR; from the coding sequence ATGAGCGAACAACTGGTCAAGACTTCGTTCGAGCACGGCATCTATACCGTGATGCTGGCGCGTCCCGAAAAACGCAACGCGGTGAGCGACCGTCTGCTGGCTGCCATCGACGCCGCCTTCGCGGCCGTGCCCGAGGGTACGCGCGTGATCGTGCTGGGCGGCGAGGGGGAGCATTTTTGTGCGGGGTTGGATCTCTCCGAGCACCAGCACCGCGATCCCTTCGGCGTGATGCAGCATTCCCGTGGCTGGCACCGGGTGTTCGACCGTATCCAGAACGGCGGAATTCCGGTCGTAGCGGCGCTGCATGGCGCGGTGATCGGCGGCGGGCTGGAACTTGCAACGGCGACGCACGTGCGGGTTGCGGAGCCGAACACGATCTACCAGATGCCTGAGGGTCGGCACGGCATCTTCGTCGGCGGCGGTGCGTCAGTGCGGGTCGCTCGCCTCATCGGCGCGGGGCGCATGTGCGAAATGATGCTGACGGGGCGGATCATGGAGGCCGACGAGGGCCAGCGACTGGGGCTGTCGCATTACCTCGTCGGGCCGGGCGAGGCGATGGCGAAGGCGCAGCAGCTCGCGCATCGCATTGCGGAGAACGCGCCGATGGCGAACTGGGCGATGGTGACGGCCGTCGCGCGCATCGAGAACCTGTCGAGTGACGACGGCTTCTTCGTCGAGTCGCTGACTGCTGCGCTGACGCAGACGAGCCCGGAGGTCGTGGAGCGCATCGGGCACTTCCTGCAACGCAAGGGACAGGGGCCGCAGCGATGA
- a CDS encoding thiolase family protein has product MSAMNPYAASEAAAHARTYDDIWLVAGQRTPFADYNGLLRDVSPTDLGIFAARALFEKSGIPASEVDAIVGGNMAQASFDTYYLPRHIGLYSEVNPNVPALLVQRLCGTGFETILAAADQITLGKATVALCVGTESMSRNPIAAYTHRAGFRMGQVDFRDFLWEATKDTAPGASMGDTAENLARRYGISREEVDRFAAQSFARALAGWETGWFTGEVAPVVNAKWELEGYQARALKLADRAEVCERDGHVRPTPFEALQKLKPAFGGVQTGGNSSAIVDGAAAVIVASGDWVRAHGVKPLARIVAGAAVAVPPEIMGIGPAPAIRAAVAKAGLSVSDLGRIEINEAFGAQYLACERELGLDRERCNVHGGAIAIGHPLGASGVRLTTTVARELQEAGLQYGVSSACAGGGQGVAIIVENVK; this is encoded by the coding sequence ATGAGTGCGATGAATCCCTACGCCGCTTCGGAGGCCGCCGCCCACGCGCGGACCTATGACGACATCTGGCTCGTCGCCGGGCAACGTACTCCCTTCGCGGACTATAACGGCCTGCTGCGCGACGTTTCGCCGACCGACCTCGGCATCTTTGCCGCCCGCGCGCTCTTCGAGAAGAGCGGCATCCCCGCGAGCGAAGTCGACGCGATCGTCGGCGGCAACATGGCGCAGGCGAGCTTCGACACTTACTACTTGCCGCGCCATATCGGGCTGTACTCGGAGGTGAATCCGAACGTGCCGGCGCTTCTGGTGCAGCGGCTCTGCGGCACGGGCTTCGAGACGATCCTTGCCGCGGCCGACCAGATCACGCTCGGCAAGGCGACCGTGGCGCTGTGCGTTGGCACTGAGTCGATGTCGCGCAATCCGATCGCGGCCTACACGCATCGTGCGGGATTCCGGATGGGGCAGGTCGATTTCCGCGACTTCCTGTGGGAGGCGACGAAGGACACCGCGCCGGGCGCCAGCATGGGCGACACGGCAGAGAACCTCGCGCGGCGCTACGGCATCTCGCGCGAGGAGGTCGACCGCTTCGCCGCGCAGAGTTTTGCGCGGGCGCTTGCGGGCTGGGAAACGGGCTGGTTCACGGGCGAAGTCGCTCCGGTCGTCAATGCCAAGTGGGAACTCGAAGGCTATCAAGCGCGCGCGCTGAAGCTCGCCGACCGCGCCGAAGTGTGCGAGCGCGATGGCCACGTGCGACCGACTCCCTTCGAGGCACTGCAGAAGTTGAAACCCGCCTTCGGCGGCGTGCAGACCGGCGGCAACAGCTCGGCGATCGTCGATGGCGCCGCGGCGGTGATCGTCGCGTCCGGCGACTGGGTGCGAGCGCACGGCGTGAAGCCCCTGGCACGCATCGTCGCCGGGGCGGCCGTCGCAGTGCCGCCCGAGATCATGGGCATCGGCCCGGCACCGGCGATCCGCGCCGCAGTGGCGAAGGCGGGACTCAGCGTGTCGGACCTCGGCCGCATCGAGATCAACGAAGCCTTCGGCGCGCAGTACCTCGCCTGCGAGCGCGAACTCGGCCTCGACCGCGAGCGCTGCAACGTGCATGGCGGCGCGATCGCGATCGGCCATCCGCTGGGGGCCTCGGGCGTGCGGCTCACGACCACCGTCGCGCGCGAGCTGCAGGAAGCGGGGTTGCAGTACGGCGTGTCCTCGGCCTGTGCCGGCGGTGGGCAGGGTGTGGCGATCATCGTCGAAAACGTGAAGTGA
- a CDS encoding 3-hydroxyacyl-CoA dehydrogenase gives MQLEQHTFIITGGASGLGEATVRAFHAAGANVVIADLNAAAGEHLADELGRRAAFQSTDVASEADARGCVGLALERFGALQGLINCAGIGTAAKVLGKDGPHPLDAFSRIVNVNLVGTFNMIRIASDAMAKGKPNTGGERGVIINTASVAAYDGQIGQAGYAASKGGIVSMTLPIARELARFGIRVVTIAPGLFLTPMMQTLPPEVQRSLGEAVPFPPRLGEPAEYAQLARAIVENAMLNGETIRLDGAIRLAPR, from the coding sequence GTGCAACTCGAACAGCACACTTTCATCATCACCGGCGGCGCGTCCGGCCTCGGCGAAGCGACCGTACGAGCCTTCCATGCCGCTGGAGCGAACGTCGTCATTGCCGATCTCAACGCCGCCGCGGGCGAACACCTCGCCGACGAACTTGGTCGCCGCGCGGCCTTCCAGAGCACCGACGTCGCCTCGGAAGCAGACGCGCGCGGCTGCGTCGGGCTCGCACTCGAACGCTTCGGCGCGCTGCAAGGGCTCATTAACTGCGCCGGCATCGGCACTGCGGCGAAAGTCCTCGGCAAGGACGGCCCGCATCCGCTCGATGCCTTCAGCCGCATCGTCAATGTGAATCTCGTCGGCACCTTCAACATGATCCGCATTGCCTCCGACGCGATGGCGAAGGGCAAGCCGAACACCGGCGGCGAGCGCGGCGTGATCATCAACACCGCGTCGGTCGCCGCCTACGACGGCCAGATCGGGCAGGCCGGTTATGCCGCGTCGAAGGGCGGCATCGTGTCGATGACGCTGCCGATCGCGCGCGAGCTTGCCCGCTTCGGCATTCGTGTCGTGACGATCGCGCCGGGGCTGTTCCTGACGCCGATGATGCAGACGCTGCCGCCCGAGGTGCAGCGCTCGCTCGGCGAAGCGGTGCCCTTCCCGCCGCGGCTCGGCGAGCCTGCCGAATACGCGCAGCTCGCACGCGCGATCGTCGAGAACGCGATGCTCAACGGCGAGACGATCCGCCTCGACGGGGCGATCCGGCTCGCGCCGCGGTAG
- a CDS encoding acyl-CoA dehydrogenase: MIDYAAPLRDMQFILGELAGLDTIAALPGFEDASPDVVEAILAEAGKFAAGVLAPINVAGDRQGCQLDAKGRVTCAEGWKEAWDRFVEAGWVGLSVPTEFGGQGLPKLVSTPVWEMWFSTNMAFAMLPQLNVSQAEALRIAASDELKRTWLPKIVSGEWGSTMNLTEPQAGSDLAATRTRAEPTPDGTYCLFGQKIFISYGEHELTSNIVHLVLARLPDAPSGVKGLSLFLVPKYLLDADGNPGASNDVHCIAIEHKLGIHGSPTCTMSYGEVGGAVGYLVGEANRGLETMFIMMNEARFGVGVQAPGLAERAYQLALAYARERAQGRDAVTGEAGKPILCHPDVKRMLLSMRARVMAMRALLYTAAGWFDVAHANPDRTVAGKCRRYIDLLMPVAKGWCTEVGQQVCWDAIQVFGGMGFVEETGIAQFARDSRITTIYEGTTGIQANDLVGRKILREGGETLYELITELRGVVLELRLARELGVIADALAANVATLERTADWVLASGKANLAQVLAGAVPFLKLFGTVCATWQMARLALAARRTLAAREGDTAYLASLVELARFHALTFAPEAEALGVAVREAGQSVVAFDDALL; the protein is encoded by the coding sequence ATGATCGATTACGCCGCGCCGCTGCGCGACATGCAGTTCATCCTTGGCGAACTCGCGGGGCTCGACACGATCGCGGCGCTGCCGGGATTCGAGGACGCGAGCCCGGATGTGGTGGAGGCGATCCTCGCCGAGGCGGGCAAGTTTGCCGCTGGCGTGCTCGCACCGATCAACGTTGCGGGCGACCGCCAAGGCTGCCAGCTCGACGCCAAGGGACGCGTCACCTGCGCCGAAGGCTGGAAGGAAGCCTGGGACCGCTTCGTCGAGGCCGGCTGGGTCGGCCTCTCGGTCCCGACGGAGTTCGGCGGACAGGGCCTTCCGAAGCTCGTCTCGACGCCGGTGTGGGAGATGTGGTTTTCGACGAACATGGCCTTCGCGATGTTGCCTCAGCTCAACGTGAGTCAGGCCGAAGCGCTGCGGATCGCGGCGAGCGACGAGCTCAAGCGCACGTGGCTGCCCAAGATCGTCAGTGGCGAGTGGGGCAGCACGATGAACCTCACCGAGCCGCAGGCCGGGTCGGATCTCGCTGCGACGCGCACCCGCGCCGAGCCGACGCCTGACGGCACTTACTGCCTCTTCGGCCAGAAGATCTTCATCTCCTACGGGGAACACGAGTTGACGAGCAATATCGTCCATCTCGTCCTCGCACGCCTGCCCGATGCCCCGTCCGGCGTGAAGGGCCTGTCGCTGTTCCTTGTGCCGAAATACCTGCTCGATGCCGACGGCAATCCTGGCGCGTCCAACGATGTTCATTGCATCGCCATCGAGCACAAGCTCGGCATCCACGGCAGCCCGACCTGCACGATGAGCTACGGGGAAGTCGGCGGCGCCGTCGGCTACCTCGTCGGCGAAGCGAATCGCGGCCTGGAGACGATGTTCATCATGATGAACGAGGCCCGCTTCGGGGTCGGCGTGCAGGCGCCGGGGCTCGCCGAGCGGGCTTACCAGCTCGCGCTGGCGTATGCGCGCGAACGCGCGCAGGGCCGTGATGCGGTGACGGGCGAAGCCGGCAAGCCTATCCTCTGCCATCCGGACGTCAAGCGGATGCTGCTGTCGATGCGCGCGCGCGTGATGGCGATGCGCGCGTTGCTCTATACGGCGGCCGGCTGGTTCGACGTCGCGCATGCGAATCCGGACCGTACTGTCGCGGGCAAGTGCCGCCGCTACATCGACCTCCTGATGCCGGTCGCGAAGGGTTGGTGCACCGAAGTCGGCCAGCAGGTGTGCTGGGATGCGATCCAGGTCTTCGGCGGGATGGGTTTTGTGGAGGAAACGGGCATCGCGCAATTCGCGCGCGATTCGCGCATCACGACGATCTACGAGGGCACGACCGGCATCCAGGCCAACGACCTGGTCGGACGCAAGATCCTGCGCGAGGGCGGGGAGACGCTGTACGAACTCATCACCGAGCTGCGTGGAGTTGTGCTCGAACTGCGACTGGCCCGCGAACTGGGCGTGATCGCCGATGCCCTCGCGGCCAACGTCGCCACGCTCGAACGGACGGCGGACTGGGTGCTCGCCAGCGGAAAGGCGAACCTCGCCCAGGTGCTTGCCGGCGCCGTGCCTTTCCTGAAACTGTTCGGAACCGTTTGCGCGACCTGGCAGATGGCTCGCCTGGCGCTTGCCGCCCGACGCACACTCGCAGCCCGCGAGGGCGACACCGCCTATCTGGCGAGCCTGGTCGAGCTCGCGCGCTTCCATGCGCTGACGTTCGCCCCGGAAGCCGAGGCGCTGGGCGTTGCGGTGCGCGAGGCGGGGCAGAGCGTGGTGGCCTTCGACGACGCTCTACTGTAG
- the nudC gene encoding NAD(+) diphosphatase, which produces MLTFSPGLTAPDRAHDNDFWFLFHDAVLLVAEDGEGVRLPLRADLGRWALTPQNSHYLGDLEGQHCFAAELPAEAELPQGRWQNLRSLFGQLDDTHFALAGRAAQILEWDGTHRFCGRCGSATQFHTSERSRVCPSCGLTHYPRLSPAVMMLIRRGNELLLARSPRFPPDMFSALAGFVEPGETLEETVRRETREEVGVEVTNLRYFGSQPWPFPHSLMIAFAADYAGGELTPQPGEIEAVDWFPIDRLPRLPHRISIARKLIDATVREIAGAG; this is translated from the coding sequence ATGCTGACGTTCTCGCCCGGCCTCACCGCGCCCGATCGCGCCCACGACAATGATTTCTGGTTTCTTTTTCACGACGCTGTCCTGCTCGTCGCCGAAGATGGCGAAGGCGTGCGCCTGCCCCTGCGCGCCGATCTCGGGCGCTGGGCGCTCACGCCGCAGAACTCCCATTACCTCGGGGACTTGGAGGGACAGCATTGCTTTGCCGCGGAGTTGCCGGCCGAAGCGGAGCTTCCGCAAGGCCGCTGGCAGAACCTGCGCAGTCTCTTCGGGCAGCTCGACGATACGCACTTCGCGCTCGCGGGCCGCGCGGCCCAGATCCTCGAATGGGACGGCACGCACCGTTTTTGCGGCCGTTGCGGGAGCGCGACGCAATTCCACACGTCGGAGCGTTCGCGGGTCTGCCCCAGCTGCGGCCTGACGCACTACCCGCGCCTGTCCCCGGCCGTGATGATGCTGATTCGCCGCGGCAACGAGCTGCTGCTCGCACGCTCGCCCCGGTTTCCGCCGGACATGTTCAGTGCGCTCGCCGGCTTCGTCGAACCGGGCGAAACGCTCGAGGAGACCGTGCGACGCGAAACCCGCGAAGAGGTCGGCGTCGAGGTGACGAACTTGCGCTACTTCGGTAGCCAGCCCTGGCCGTTTCCGCATTCGCTGATGATCGCCTTTGCCGCCGACTACGCGGGCGGCGAGCTCACTCCGCAGCCGGGCGAGATCGAGGCCGTGGACTGGTTCCCGATCGACCGCCTGCCCCGCCTGCCGCATCGCATCAGCATCGCACGCAAGCTGATCGACGCGACGGTTCGCGAGATCGCCGGCGCGGGCTGA